Proteins encoded within one genomic window of Panicum virgatum strain AP13 chromosome 1N, P.virgatum_v5, whole genome shotgun sequence:
- the LOC120653315 gene encoding protein BZR1 homolog 4-like, producing MHGGGMVGAGAGAGAGGSRGGGGDKGKGGGRSGNGSGARGAMAPLRVPSSTERENNRRRERRRRLVTSRIFSGLRAHGNYILPRQCDNNEVLRALCDEAGWVVEPDGTTYRRGCRPPPPHMHGGFGGSAPVSPGSSYPVTPTAPYGLGSGSSHLTLGRGGGLFYGAAARGAAGSNGLADWFRRLPGAPDTGASSSSAPVTPQNGSPPQTMFERWAAENNNAAAGAFSLQPRGAAGLSRYGAFPQQPITMPPSPVGGGAPVDPVRLLAGIQISTAAAAAANNNRVRAYSPLGTPPALPSLFGPGAPSFMLRAPGPGESVTEDYADDEDALELTLGNSKTRADRA from the exons ATGCACGGAGGAGGAATGGTGGGAGCGGGTGCGGGTGCTGGAGCGGGAGGGAgtagaggcggaggcggcgataAGGGGAAAGGGGGCGGGAGGTCTGGGAACGGGAGCGGGGCTAGGGGAGCGATGGCGCCGTTGAGGGTGCCCTCGTCGACGGAGCGGGAGAACAACCGGcgccgggagcgccgccgccggctggtgACGTCGAGGATCTTCTCCGGGCTGCGCGCCCACGGCAACTACATCCTCCCCAGGCAGTGCGACAACAACGAGGTGCTCAGGGCGCTCTGCGACGAGGCCGGCTGGGTCGTCGAGCCCGACGGCACCACCTACCGCAGG GGATGcaggcctccgccgcctcatATGCATGGTGGCTTTGGCGGGTCTGCTCCGGTGAGCCCCGGCTCGTCCTACCCCGTCACCCCGACAGCCCCCTACGGCCTGGGCTCGGGGTCCTCCCACCTCACGCTCGGCCGCGGGGGCGGCCTCTtctacggcgccgccgccaggggcgcggcCGGCAGCAACGGCCTGGCCGACTGGTTCAGGAGGCTGCCCGGCGCGCCGGACACTGGCGCGAGCTCGTCCAGCGCGCCGGTGACGCCGCAGAACGGCTCCCCGCCGCAGACCATGTTCGAGCGCTGGGCCGCGGAAAACaacaacgccgccgccggcgccttcaGCCTACAGCCGCGCGGGGCCGCCGGCCTCAGCCGCTACGGCGCTTTCCCGCAGCAGCCCATCACCATGCCGCCGAGCcccgtcggcggcggggccccGGTCGACCCGGTGAGGCTGCTGGCCGGGATCCAGatatccaccgccgccgcagccgccgccaacAACAACAGGGTGCGGGCCTACAGCCCCCTCGGGACGCCGCCGGCACTCCCGTCTTTGTTCGGCCCCGGGGCACCCTCCTTCATgctgcgggcaccggggccg GGGGAGTCAGTGACCGAGGACTACGCCGACGACGAGGACGCCCTGGAGCTGACCCTGGGGAACTCGAAGACCCGCGCCGACCGCGCCTGA